From the genome of Cryptococcus neoformans var. neoformans B-3501A chromosome 1, whole genome shotgun sequence, one region includes:
- a CDS encoding hypothetical protein (Match to ESTs gb|CF194161.1|CF194161, gb|CF193410.1|CF193410, gb|CF193409.1|CF193409; HMMPfam hit to C2, C2 domain, score: 80.1, E(): 5.5e-21), whose product MPPASTDSQSTDFPDLPPAPPSHVVGQGYSAHNPVPTVQSYKATQQKHEEQAHAYAEMVERRAREAEERERRSRESRSGVGGDGHAAPQSGSPDAQAGSAPVNAGPDEETNAAKVQEGKKTDEPNAASGANEKARMMEQMNANQRELFAVGYQPLTFTTSSQTYRALRKGGKGPAPSARPHHRRRDHRQRCRSQRRVPPPLMGPAHTPNLLIVRIDFDSKQPATKGTNVLYHAFPPPQPISVKTAMEKLKLIQYGIAGFTFFIWLTVAFGSGLFAFFYRSTLCSVSAFILMTAVSLVERSLERDVEKVRQDMGRQRGEAFSPPVPESVEWMNGLIKLVWGLVDPAMFVSIADMVEDILQQSLPGFVDAVRITDIGQGTNPIRITSVRALPDQPGDEGYPHTGWINQGNDDIKTKDTSGQEVEEDEAGDYYNFEVAFSYAALPGQGAHQRARNIHLLIEFFLGLYDWLHIPIPIWIQVEQIFGIIRLRVQFIPQPPFVRNLTFALCGVPAVEVSAIPMSKHLPNVLDLPFVSSFVKMGIAAGTAEMSVPKSMTINLQEMLSGAAVGDTRAIGVFLITIHHCTGLSSQDNNGSSDPYVVLAYAKFGKPLYSTRIILEDLNPVFEETCVLLLTMDEVKSKEDLAAMLWDSDKLSADDLVGRVQIPVDELMAKPNQMIRREDGLMGFEDANDMPGKLVWSIGYFEKVPLRKELEQGPTVEEAASATDPGPKTAPEMEMHPADIAPNPAAKDLPPPPPDVLKTRPDPRWPSGVLSIILHQVNNLERQNLKGASGSNREGEAGQDTDEPSEQSDNLPSGYGEFIVNDDLVYKTRVKQYSTNPYFEAGTEVFVRDVENTVVRVVVRDSRLREADPILGIVSVRLSEVFREGSSVNQTYALTEGVGFGKANISFAFRGMQMTLPPNMRGWETGTLEVSDVRFTSTNPALFDAQATRLRVVTSEQVEVLPKKEAEVQGHTISWEMDMLRLPVYARYQSSVVFEIGKTGGPLSILGVGVKPDAIAVLWMQDLTDDIEQEVKLPVLVSNKIENLRQNAINDQTQKHHDFKVVGELVARIKLDSGLDEDHENLKQSQSRRHALEAYDHIEGEAEVARKQTHFADDGVIDKHEQKELDKAHKRQLQSRGRGPAQVKAYRSAKWMAKGITDRLPGNKPKTREPTVQTEV is encoded by the exons ATGCCACCCGCCAGCACAGACAGCCAAAGCACAGACTTCCCGGACCTGCCCCCCGCACCGCCCTCCCACGTGGTCGGGCAGGGATACTCCGCGCACAACCCCGTGCCCACCGTCCAGAGCTACAAGGCCACCCAGCAGAAACACGAGGAACAGGCCCACGCCTACGCCGAGATGGTCGAGAGGCGTGCGAGGGAGGCCGAGGAGCGGGAGCGTCGTTCCAGGGAGAGCCGCAGCGGCGTCGGAGGCGACGGCCATGCTGCACCCCAGAGCGGAAGTCCAGATGCCCAAGCGGGTAGCGCGCCCGTCAATGCCGGTCCCGACGAGGAGACGAATGCCGCCAAAGTGCaggagggcaagaagaCTGACGAGCCGAATGCTGCCTCGGGAGCTAATGAAAAGGCCCGCATGATGGAACAGATGAATGCCAACCAGCGTGAGTTGTTTGCCGTAGGGTACCAGCCGCTCACCTTTACCACGTCCAGTCAAACCTACCGAGCGCTTCGCAAAGGCGGAAAAGGGCCAGCGCCGAGTGCGCGACCCCATCACCGGCGCAGAGATCATCGTCAAAGATGCCGATCCCAAAGGCGAGTCCCGCCTCCGCTTATGGGCCCCGCCCACACGCCAAACCTGCTGATTGTCCGTATAGACTTTGACAGCAAGCAGCCCGCTACCAAGGGCACCAACGTCCTCTACCATGCCTTCCCGCCTCCCCAGCCCATCTCCGTCAAAACTGCAATGGAGAAACTCAAACTGATCCAATACGGTATTGCAGgcttcaccttcttcatctggCTCACCGTCGCATTTGGTTCCGGTCTCTTTGCATTCTTTTACAGATCTACCTTGTGCTCGGTGTCTGCATTTATACTCATGACCGCTGTGAGCCTTGTGGAGAGGAGTTTGGAAAGGGATGTGGAAAAGGTAAGGCAGGATATGGGACGACAACGAGGCGAGGCGTTTAGTCCGCCTGTTCCAGAGAGTGTAGAGTGGATGAACGGGTTGATCAAGTTGGTCTGGGGACTTGTCGATCC CGCAATGTTCGTCTCGATCGCCGATATGGTGGAAGACATTCTCCAACAATCCCTTCCCGGCTTTGTCGACGCCGTCCGTATCACAGACATTGGTCAAGGCACAAACCCAATCCGTATCACCTCTGTCCGAGCACTGCCCGACCAGCCGGGCGACGAAGGCTACCCCCACACCGGATGGATCAACCAAGGTAACGACGATATAAAGACGAAAGATACTAGCGGCCAAGAAgtcgaagaggatgaagcggGAGACTACTACAACTTTGAAGTCGCCTTTTCTTACGCTGCCTTGCCCGGCCAAGGCGCACACCAGCGGGCAAGGAACATTCACCTCTTGATCGAATTCTTCCTCGGACTGTACGATTGGCTCCatatccccatccccatctgGATCCAAGTCGAGCAAATCTTTGGTATCATCCGTCTCCGCGTACAATTCATCCCCCAGCCACCGTTCGTCCGCAACTTGACATTCGCCCTCTGCGGCGTCCCCGCTGTCGAAGTCAGCGCCATCCCCATGTCCAAGCACTTGCCCAACGTGCTCGATCTTCCCTTTGTATCGTCCTTTGTGAAAATGGGCATCGCAGCCGGTACGGCCGAAATGTCAGTGCCGAAGAGTATGACCATCAACCTCCAGGAAATGCTTTCCGGCGCGGCCGTAGGCGACACGAGGGCCATCGgcgtcttcctcatcacgATCCATCACTGCACAGGTCTTTCATCCCAAGATAACAATGGTTCCTCGGATCCCTACGTCGTCCTCGCCTACGCCAAGTTTGGGAAACCTCTTTATTCGACAAGGATCATCTTGGAGGATCTTAACCCGGTATTCGAGGAGACTTGTGTTCTGCTCTTGACAATGGATGAGGTGAAAAGTAAAGAGGATTTGGCAGCTATGCTTTGGGATAGCGACAAGTTGTCTGCAGA CGACTTGGTGGGCAGAGTCCAAATCCCCGTAGACGAACTCATGGCCAAACCCAACCAAATGATTCGTCGCGAAGACGGTCTGATGGGATTCGAAGACGCCAACGACATGCCCGGAAAACTCGTCTGGTCGATTGGGTACTTTGAAAAAGTGCCCCTGCGCAAAGAACTGGAGCAAGGCCCCACCGTCGAAGAAGCTGCCAGCGCTACCGACCCGGGCCCCAAGACGGCgccagagatggagatgcaCCCGGCGGACATTGCGCCAAACCCGGCTGCCAAAGACTTGCCCCCGCCACCGCCGGATGTGCTCAAAACTCGACCGGATCCAAGATGGCCGAGCGGTGTGCTCTCCATCATTTTGCATCAGGTAAACAACCTCGAGAGACAGAATCTGAAGGGCGCGAGTGGGAGCAATCGAGAAGGCGAAGCAGGGCAGGATACAGACGAGCCAAGCGAGCAAAGCGATAACCTGCCCAGCGGTTACGGCGAGTTTATCGTCAATGACGATCTGGTGTACAAGACTCGCGTAAAACAGTACTCGACAAACCCGTACTTTGAAGCCGGTACAGAAGTCTTTGTAAGGGACGTTGAGAACACGGTGGTAAGAGTCGTAGTGCGGGATAGCAGGTTGCGAGAAGCGGATCCGATCTTGGGTATCGTTAGTGTAAGGTTGAGCGAAGTGTTTAGGGAGGGCAGTAGTGTGAATCAGACTTATGCTCTGACGGAAGGTGTCGGTTTTGGAAA GGCAAACATCTCATTCGCTTTCCGAGGCATGCAAATGACCCTCCCGCCCAACATGCGTGGCTGGGAAACGGGTACACTCGAAGTCTCCGACGTCCGCTTCACATCGACCAACCCCGCCCTCTTTGACGCGCAAGCTACCCGTCTCCGAGTCGTCACTTCTGAACAAGTCGAAGTCTTACCCAAAAAGGAGGCAGAAGTCCAAGGGCATACCATCTCTTGGGAGATGGACATGCTCCGTCTTCCAGTTTACGCGAGGTACCAATCTTCCGTCGTGTTTGAGATTGGTAAGACGGGCGGGCCGCTGAGTATCCTCGGCGTTGGAGTGAAACCAGACGCAATCGCCGTGCTGTGGATGCAAGATCTCACAGACGATATCGAGCAGGAAGTTAAATTGCCTGTGCTTGTCAGCAACAAGATTGAGAACCTGAGGCAGAATGCGATCAACGACCAGACACAAAAGCATCATGATTTCAAAGTCGTGGGTGAGCTGGTCGCGAGGATAAAGCTCGATTCCGGCCTGGATGAAGATCATGAG AACTTGAAGCAGTCCCAATCCAGACGCCACGCCCTCGAAGCATACGACCATATCGAGGGCGAAGCCGAGGTTGCGCGCAAGCAGACTCATTTCGCGGACGATGGCGTAATCGACAAGCACGAACAAAAAGAACTCGATAAAGCGCATAAAAGGCAGTTGCAGAGTCGCGGAAGGGGGCCGGCACAAGTGAAGGCGTATAGGAGCGCCAAGTGGATGGCCAAGGGCATCACGGATCGATTGCCCGGGAATAAGCCCAAGACGAGAGAGC CTACCGTTCAAACTGAGGTGTAA